The Sulfitobacter indolifex genome contains the following window.
CCACGGCGAGCAGGTCCTGCACCGAGACAGACGCCCCGCCGACAATCTGCGCCACCATCGCATGGGCCGTGGCCGCCCCGACCGAGGCTGCCAATTCCCGCTCCAACGCCTGCACGAATCGCGGCGTGGGTTCCGGCAGGCGTTGGCCCTGCCCTTGTCGCTCGGCCTCGCGCGCAAAGAACGCCTGCGCCTCCCGTGCGCCCAAGATACGCTGCGCCATAATCATCAGGTCTTCGCTGCCCGCGACCGAGGCCGTCCACCCCCGTGCCGGACCGGAATGGTCAAAGACATTCACAAATTGCGCCCCCTGAAGCCGCTCCAACGGCGCGGGGAAACTGAAGAGCGAGACGACCACAAAAACCAGCGTATTGAGCGCGAGGCTCCAGACCACCGCATGCACTGTCGGGTCGATCCCGGCGATGCCGAACAGCGCCTCAGGCCGCAGCCACGCCAGCCCCCAAAGGCCGCGCTCCAAGGTTGCACTCGAAAGGGCCACATCCGCGCCAAAGCTTGGCAGCAGCATGGTAAAAACCCACAGCACAAAGCCCGTGCCCAGCCCGCAAAGCGCTCCTGCCCGCGTGGCCCCACGCCACAGGACGCCGCCCAGCATCGCGGGCAAAAACTGCGCCACCCCGCCGAATGAAATCGTGCCAATCGCCGCCAGCGCCCCGCTGCCTCCCGAGGCGCGGTAGTAGAGGTAGCCCAGCCCAACCACACAAAAGATCGACAGCCGCCGCGCAAGGATCACGATATTGCGCACGTCACCCGATTGCGTCGCCCCATCGCGCCGCAGCGCCAGCCAGATCGGCATAACGATATGGTTACTGACCATGGTCGACAGCGCCAGCGTGGCGACAATCACCATCGAAGTGGCTGACGAAAACCCCCCGAGGAAAGAGAGCATCGCCAGACCGTTCTGACCTTGGCTAAGCGGCAGACTGAGAACAAACAGATCGGGGTTCGACCCTTCGGGCATCAGATCAAGCCCCACCACCGCGATCGGCACGACAAAAAGGCTCATCAACATCAGGTAAAGCGGGAAGGCCCAACTCGCGATCTGCAACTGCCGCTCGTCGTCATTCTCAACGACCATCACCTGAAACATGCGTGGCAGACACAAAAGCGCAGCCCCCGAAAGCACCGTCAGCGCGGCCCAGCGGCTGCCCTGCACCTCCCATTGGCCGATGTCCGACGCATCAATGCGCGCCAGCGTTTCGCCCAAACCCCCGGCGAGCCCCCAAATGACGTAGACCCCTACCGCCACCAGCGCGAGCAGCTTCACCACTGCCTCGACCGCGATGGCGATGACAACGCCGTGGTGTCGCTCATTCACATTCAGGTTCCGGGTGCCGAACAGCACCGTGAACAGCGTCAGCCCCGCCGCCACCCAAAGGGCGGCTTGCCCGCGGTTGATCACATCGCCCCCCGCCTCAGCCAGCGGCACATCGGGGGCGGCGAAAATCGACAGGGACAGGATAACCGATTGCAATTGCAGCGCGATATAGGGTGTCACGCCGATCACGGCCATGATCGTCACCACGATCGCCAGCGTGTTGGATTTGCCGTAGCGCGACGAAATCAGGTCAGCGATTGAGGTCACGCGGTGGCTCCGCCCGATGCGCACCAGCCGTCGCAAGCCCCACCACCAGCCGATCATCACCAGCGAGGGGCCGAGGTAGATTGTCACATATTCCAAACCTGACCGCGCGGCGTATCCCACCGCGCCGTAGAAGGTCCAAGCCGTGCAATAGATCGACAGGGATAGCGTATAGATCAACGGCGAGCGGAGCAGCCAGCCGCCCTGCCCGCGCAACGCCGCGCGCTCGGCGGCGAAGGCCACGATGAACAGCCCCGCCACATACATCAGGCAGACCGCGACCAGCTGGTTGAGCGAGACCATCAGTGCTGCCCGTCCGTGTTCTCGGTACCATCTCCCGACGCGACGTCCCGCGTGCGCCGCCACAGCGCCCATGTCGCTAAGATCAGCAACGCCCAAACCCCGAAAAGATAGCGCAGTGCCACGCTCATCGCGATTGCTGGCTCAGGGGTTTCCGAGGTGGCGTCAGGCAGGATCTCGGGGACGGGCCAGAGCAGCGGCACCATCCACAGCATCAACCCCAAAAACGGCAGCAGCCGCACCGCGTCCATCATGCGCCGCCGACGATAGCCGCGCTTTTCCAGAAAGATCGGAGTCCGGGCCATAGCGGGTTAACTGGCGATTAGGTCGCGCACCGCGTCCAGCATCTCAGAATTTGAAAATGGCTTTGTCATAAAACGGCTGACCCCGGCCTTCTCGGCCATGGCGCGGTCCCGGCTTTGGCCGCGCGCGGTCAGCATCAGCACCGGCAGGTCGCCCATGGCCGGATCGCCGCGCAACTCATCGAGTATCTCGAACCCGCTCTTGCCCGGCAGCATTACGTCGAGCATCACCAGATCGGGCGACGCCTTGCGGATCACATCCACAGCGCCCGATCCATTGGCGAGCGTCTCCACCCGCCAGCCCTCTTGGCTCAACAAAAAGCGGATGGCCTCGGCGATATTCACCTCGTCCTCCACCAGAACTACGAGTTTGCTCATCGGCAAAAAATCTCCCCCCTCGGTGTGCGGCCCTCCCGTCTTGTAGCGGGGTCGCGCGCACCGGGGCGAGCATGCATCGGTTTGGCAGCCCTGTCAAAAACTGCCTGAAGCGCCGCTCTCAGATCCCGTCCCGCAGGATCGAAGGCTCACGCCGCGCGCGGCATCCTTCCACCGGACAGATCCGGCAGGTGGCCCCCACAGGCTGGGCCGGAGCCGCACCCGAAGGGACCGGCAACAGCAGCATAACGGATTGGCTTAAGGGTGGCGTGTTATAGGCGGCGGCGGCTTGAACCTCACAAGTCGCAATCGCCTCAAACTCCGCCTGCCCGCGCCCCATTTGCATGACGCGTGATTTCACCACCAGCCCCGGCTGGCCCTGCACCGCGAACAGTGGCCAAAGCGGGCAGCAAGCGCCAAAACGCGGCACGGTGAAGCCATCAATCGAT
Protein-coding sequences here:
- a CDS encoding ATP-binding protein, with the protein product MVSLNQLVAVCLMYVAGLFIVAFAAERAALRGQGGWLLRSPLIYTLSLSIYCTAWTFYGAVGYAARSGLEYVTIYLGPSLVMIGWWWGLRRLVRIGRSHRVTSIADLISSRYGKSNTLAIVVTIMAVIGVTPYIALQLQSVILSLSIFAAPDVPLAEAGGDVINRGQAALWVAAGLTLFTVLFGTRNLNVNERHHGVVIAIAVEAVVKLLALVAVGVYVIWGLAGGLGETLARIDASDIGQWEVQGSRWAALTVLSGAALLCLPRMFQVMVVENDDERQLQIASWAFPLYLMLMSLFVVPIAVVGLDLMPEGSNPDLFVLSLPLSQGQNGLAMLSFLGGFSSATSMVIVATLALSTMVSNHIVMPIWLALRRDGATQSGDVRNIVILARRLSIFCVVGLGYLYYRASGGSGALAAIGTISFGGVAQFLPAMLGGVLWRGATRAGALCGLGTGFVLWVFTMLLPSFGADVALSSATLERGLWGLAWLRPEALFGIAGIDPTVHAVVWSLALNTLVFVVVSLFSFPAPLERLQGAQFVNVFDHSGPARGWTASVAGSEDLMIMAQRILGAREAQAFFAREAERQGQGQRLPEPTPRFVQALERELAASVGAATAHAMVAQIVGGASVSVQDLLAVADESAQMLEYSSQLETKSRELTETAAQLRAANEKLTQLSLQKDSFLSQISHELRTPMTSIRSFSEILRDAPGLSDADKNRYATIIHSETIRLTRLLDDLLDLSVLEHGQVTLNQREGNLRDLLDLAVTTAQAGSARPLDVLRDPEAEDIKLTSDLDRLVQVFINLVTNARKYCAAETPQLVISPQVTARGLVIDFVDNGHGIDAGSEALIFEKFSRITGEGDGAGLGLAICREIMSRLGGEISFLSDVPGTAFRVQLPAAALSSPE
- a CDS encoding response regulator transcription factor, whose protein sequence is MSKLVVLVEDEVNIAEAIRFLLSQEGWRVETLANGSGAVDVIRKASPDLVMLDVMLPGKSGFEILDELRGDPAMGDLPVLMLTARGQSRDRAMAEKAGVSRFMTKPFSNSEMLDAVRDLIAS